One window of Staphylococcus chromogenes genomic DNA carries:
- the opp3C gene encoding oligopeptide ABC transporter permease, whose translation MTKEERILPKDDHSGATVAQTAGIMHEDFVRTGAPDSSEQDFQREGRTFWQDAWSQLTRNKLAVVGMIGLIIILILAIVGPLISSHDYAEQDVERRNLPPKIAVLDQIPFLPFDGEGIDGNAYDKAHVKQNFWFGTDQLGRDIWTRTWQGAQVSLFIGLVAALLDIFIGVIYGAISGYFGGRVDDIMQRIIEIISSIPTLIVVILFVLIFEPSIWTIILAMAITGWIGMSRVVRGEFLKLKNQEFVLASRTLGTSNLKLIFKHILPNTLGAIIVTSMFTVPNAIFFEAFLSFIGIGVPAPQTSLGSLVNEGRAMLLIHPHQLFIPAFILSLLILFFYLFSDGLRDAFDPKMRK comes from the coding sequence ATGACGAAAGAAGAACGTATTTTACCTAAAGACGATCATTCAGGTGCGACAGTCGCTCAAACGGCAGGGATTATGCATGAAGACTTTGTGCGTACAGGTGCACCTGATAGCAGCGAACAAGATTTTCAAAGAGAAGGACGTACGTTTTGGCAAGATGCTTGGTCACAATTAACACGCAACAAACTTGCGGTTGTAGGGATGATAGGGTTAATTATTATCCTCATTTTAGCAATTGTAGGTCCACTCATAAGTTCGCATGATTATGCAGAGCAAGATGTCGAACGTCGTAACTTGCCTCCGAAAATTGCTGTTTTAGATCAAATTCCATTTTTACCTTTTGATGGAGAAGGCATTGACGGTAATGCTTACGATAAAGCGCACGTCAAACAAAACTTTTGGTTTGGAACAGATCAACTAGGACGTGACATTTGGACAAGAACTTGGCAAGGTGCACAAGTTTCGTTATTTATTGGGTTAGTGGCGGCGTTACTAGATATTTTCATTGGTGTAATTTACGGTGCGATTTCTGGTTATTTTGGAGGCCGTGTTGATGATATTATGCAACGTATCATTGAAATCATCTCATCCATTCCAACACTCATCGTTGTTATTTTATTCGTCTTAATATTTGAACCTTCCATTTGGACAATTATTTTAGCGATGGCCATTACAGGTTGGATTGGAATGAGTCGTGTTGTACGTGGAGAATTCTTAAAATTGAAAAATCAAGAATTTGTTTTAGCTTCACGCACATTAGGGACGTCGAATTTAAAGTTAATTTTTAAACATATTTTACCAAATACATTAGGAGCTATTATTGTAACTTCTATGTTCACAGTACCTAATGCGATTTTCTTCGAAGCATTTTTAAGCTTTATCGGTATTGGTGTTCCAGCACCACAAACATCATTAGGTTCACTTGTCAATGAAGGTCGCGCAATGTTATTGATTCATCCGCACCAACTATTTATTCCGGCTTTCATTTTAAGTTTATTAATTTTATTCTTCTACCTATTCAGTGATGGTCTAAGAGATGCATTTGACCCTAAAATGAGAAAATAA
- the opp3b gene encoding oligopeptide ABC transporter permease, protein MLKYTLKRLLYMVISLFIIITITFFLMKLMPGSPFNDEKLSEEQKTMLNEKYGLNDPLPIQYGNYMANVVKGDFGNSFQYDNQPVWDLIKPRLVPSFQMGLFSMVIGVIVGLFLGVIAATRQNTWVDYLATFISVIAISVPSFVLAVLLQYVFAVRLQWFPVAGWEGISTAILPSLALSAVVIATVARYIRAEMIEVLSSDYILLARAKGNSTSRVLYGHALRNALIPVITILVPMLASILTGTLTIENIFGVPGLGDQFVRSITTNDFSVIMAITLLFSTLFIVSIFIVDILYGLIDPRIRLQGGKK, encoded by the coding sequence ATGCTTAAGTATACTTTAAAACGATTGTTATATATGGTTATTTCACTATTTATCATTATTACAATCACGTTTTTTCTTATGAAGTTGATGCCTGGATCACCGTTTAATGATGAAAAATTAAGCGAAGAACAAAAAACGATGTTGAATGAAAAATATGGTTTAAATGATCCATTACCTATTCAATACGGCAACTATATGGCGAATGTCGTTAAAGGTGATTTTGGTAACTCTTTCCAATATGATAATCAGCCCGTTTGGGATTTGATTAAACCGAGATTAGTGCCATCTTTTCAAATGGGGCTTTTTTCTATGGTGATAGGGGTTATTGTCGGTCTGTTTTTAGGGGTTATCGCAGCCACACGACAAAATACATGGGTTGACTATCTCGCCACCTTTATTTCAGTTATTGCTATTTCTGTGCCATCCTTCGTTTTAGCAGTATTGCTACAATACGTTTTTGCTGTACGTCTCCAATGGTTTCCAGTGGCAGGATGGGAAGGTATTTCCACTGCAATTTTACCTTCATTAGCATTATCAGCTGTCGTTATCGCAACAGTAGCACGTTATATTAGAGCAGAAATGATTGAAGTGTTAAGTTCAGATTACATATTATTAGCTCGAGCAAAGGGGAATTCGACGAGCCGCGTTTTATATGGCCACGCATTACGAAATGCACTTATTCCAGTCATTACGATACTCGTTCCGATGCTTGCAAGTATTTTAACAGGGACTTTAACCATTGAAAATATTTTTGGTGTTCCTGGACTAGGGGATCAATTTGTACGTTCAATTACCACAAATGACTTTTCTGTGATTATGGCCATTACTTTATTGTTCAGTACACTATTCATTGTTTCCATTTTTATTGTCGATATTCTATATGGTCTTATCGACCCTAGAATCCGTTTGCAAGGGGGTAAAAAGTAA
- a CDS encoding DUF3899 domain-containing protein, whose amino-acid sequence MPRLTNQSWIYIIITPALTLFSWLLSTHTWTHFINLFFTFSIIFSILLFTLLIIQEGIFDVTSFGFRRFKYQLMRSKDKKHYESDEFFNPKQPKKSHYVVQSWIKPALLMHVFYILLSFLMAFTVH is encoded by the coding sequence ATGCCACGTCTCACTAATCAATCATGGATTTATATTATAATCACCCCAGCACTTACACTTTTTTCATGGCTCTTAAGTACGCATACTTGGACCCATTTCATAAATTTATTTTTTACCTTTTCCATTATTTTTTCAATCTTACTATTCACATTGCTTATTATTCAGGAAGGCATCTTTGATGTGACAAGTTTTGGATTTCGGCGTTTTAAGTATCAATTAATGCGCAGTAAAGATAAAAAACACTATGAATCCGATGAGTTCTTTAACCCGAAACAACCCAAAAAATCTCATTATGTCGTACAATCTTGGATTAAGCCTGCATTACTTATGCATGTTTTTTACATACTACTCTCCTTTTTAATGGCTTTTACGGTACATTAA
- the fabF gene encoding beta-ketoacyl-ACP synthase II, with amino-acid sequence MTKKQRVVVTGLGALSPIGNDVPTMWDNALKGVNGIDKITRIDTTPYNVHIGGELKDFDIEAHIPKKEARKMSRFTQYAVVAARQAVKDSGLVIDETNANRVGVWIGSGIGGMETFEEAHDLLKERGPRRVSPFFVPMLIPDMATGQVSIDLGAKGPNGSTVTACATATNSIGEAFKFIERGDADAMIAGGTEAPITHMAIAGFSASRALSTNDDIETACRPFQEGRDGFIMGEGAGILVLESLESAQARGANIYAEIVGYGSTGDAHHITAPGPDGEGGSRAMEAAMNDAGIQPSDIQYLNAHGTSTPVGDLFEIRAIKKTFGEAAKSLKISSTKSMTGHLLGATGGVEAIFSVLSIRDSKIAPTIHADNNDPEIDLDITPNKAVDCEINYAMSNSLGFGGHNAVLVFKKYNQ; translated from the coding sequence ATGACTAAAAAACAACGTGTCGTAGTTACAGGTTTAGGGGCATTATCTCCAATTGGAAATGATGTACCTACGATGTGGGATAACGCTTTAAAAGGTGTTAACGGAATCGATAAAATTACGCGCATTGACACAACACCTTATAATGTGCACATTGGCGGGGAACTCAAAGACTTCGATATTGAAGCACATATCCCTAAAAAAGAAGCGCGTAAAATGTCACGTTTTACACAATATGCTGTAGTCGCTGCACGACAAGCAGTGAAAGATTCTGGATTAGTGATAGATGAAACGAATGCCAACCGCGTTGGTGTATGGATTGGCTCAGGTATCGGGGGTATGGAAACATTTGAAGAAGCCCACGACTTGCTTAAAGAAAGAGGACCCCGTCGTGTAAGTCCGTTCTTTGTACCTATGTTAATTCCAGATATGGCGACTGGACAAGTCTCTATCGATTTAGGCGCGAAAGGTCCAAATGGTTCAACAGTGACAGCTTGTGCGACTGCAACAAATTCCATTGGTGAAGCGTTCAAATTTATTGAACGTGGCGATGCGGATGCGATGATTGCTGGAGGCACAGAGGCACCGATTACACATATGGCCATCGCTGGATTTAGTGCGAGTCGTGCATTATCCACAAATGATGATATTGAAACAGCATGTCGCCCATTCCAAGAAGGCCGTGATGGTTTTATTATGGGTGAAGGTGCAGGGATTTTAGTACTTGAATCTTTAGAATCGGCACAGGCCCGTGGCGCAAATATTTACGCTGAAATTGTAGGCTATGGATCAACAGGTGATGCGCATCATATTACTGCCCCAGGTCCAGATGGTGAAGGCGGCTCACGTGCAATGGAAGCAGCAATGAATGATGCAGGCATTCAACCAAGTGACATTCAATACTTAAATGCGCATGGCACAAGTACGCCTGTCGGTGACTTATTTGAAATTAGAGCCATCAAAAAAACATTTGGTGAAGCGGCAAAATCACTTAAAATCAGTTCTACAAAATCAATGACAGGACACTTATTAGGCGCAACAGGTGGCGTAGAAGCGATTTTCTCTGTGTTGTCAATAAGAGACAGTAAAATTGCGCCAACAATTCATGCGGATAACAATGACCCTGAAATTGATTTAGACATTACACCAAATAAAGCTGTAGATTGCGAAATTAATTATGCGATGAGTAATAGTTTAGGTTTCGGTGGACATAATGCGGTATTAGTCTTTAAAAAATATAACCAATAA
- a CDS encoding beta-ketoacyl-ACP synthase III — protein MNVGIKGFGAYAPERVVDNAFFESYLDTSDEWISQMTGIKERRWAKEDEHTSDLAYEASVRAIEDAGIDKEDIDMVIVATSTGDHRFPTVANKLQHRLGLSKVASVDQLAACTGFMYGLVTARSFVLSGDYKNVLVVGADKLSGITDLEDRSTAILFGDGAGAAIIGEVSGNRGILSYELGSDGIGGKYLYQDQETDFIRMNGREVFKFAVRIMGDSSLRVVEKAHLQPEDIDLFVPHQANIRIMESARQRLDIPKEKMSVSVDKYGNTSAASIPLSISEELEAGRIQDDDVLVLVGFGGGLTWGSLVIRWGK, from the coding sequence ATGAATGTAGGTATTAAAGGATTTGGCGCATACGCACCTGAACGTGTGGTGGATAATGCGTTTTTTGAATCATACCTTGATACATCAGATGAATGGATTTCCCAAATGACAGGGATTAAAGAACGTAGATGGGCTAAAGAGGATGAACATACATCAGATTTAGCATATGAAGCCAGTGTCCGTGCGATTGAAGACGCAGGCATTGATAAAGAAGACATTGACATGGTAATCGTAGCGACATCCACAGGAGACCATCGTTTTCCGACTGTCGCAAACAAGTTACAACACCGATTAGGTCTTAGTAAAGTGGCATCTGTCGATCAACTTGCGGCATGTACAGGTTTTATGTACGGCCTTGTGACTGCGAGATCTTTTGTTTTATCTGGGGACTATAAAAATGTACTCGTTGTAGGCGCAGACAAATTATCTGGAATTACAGATTTAGAGGATCGCTCAACGGCAATTTTATTCGGCGATGGCGCTGGAGCGGCTATTATTGGCGAAGTATCGGGCAACCGTGGTATTCTAAGTTATGAGTTAGGTTCTGACGGAATCGGAGGTAAATACTTATATCAAGATCAAGAGACCGATTTTATCCGAATGAATGGACGTGAAGTATTTAAATTTGCGGTACGCATTATGGGAGATTCGTCTTTACGCGTAGTCGAAAAAGCGCATTTACAGCCAGAAGACATCGATTTATTCGTACCGCATCAAGCGAATATTCGTATCATGGAATCTGCAAGACAAAGATTAGATATCCCGAAGGAAAAAATGAGTGTGTCGGTAGATAAATATGGCAATACATCAGCGGCATCCATACCGTTAAGTATATCTGAAGAGTTAGAAGCTGGTCGAATTCAAGACGATGATGTACTCGTGTTAGTTGGCTTTGGAGGCGGATTGACATGGGGATCACTTGTGATTCGATGGGGTAAATAA
- a CDS encoding DUF2929 family protein — MKYFFTFFWAVLLLEMVNFVLNSLNGGGAISFIAPIVLAAIMVGVVVLIDIAMKPDTNHPVNDHHN, encoded by the coding sequence ATGAAATACTTTTTCACATTTTTTTGGGCGGTACTCTTATTAGAGATGGTCAATTTCGTGCTTAACAGCTTAAATGGAGGCGGCGCGATTAGTTTTATCGCTCCAATCGTTTTAGCTGCAATCATGGTAGGCGTTGTGGTATTAATTGATATCGCAATGAAGCCTGATACGAACCATCCTGTTAATGACCATCACAACTAA
- the clpB gene encoding ATP-dependent chaperone ClpB, translating to MDINQMTHSIQNALQKAIEYAKEYHLTNVEIEAVLKAVLEQPESLYQSILERANIDTEALDKAYTDKLSRYATVKGDNVQYGQYLGTKTNELFNKAEQFMGEYEDSYISMEHVLRAAMEIDETTQQAVNHKKEVIIEIIKKVRGGNHVTTQNPEVNYEALAKYGRDLVEEVRKGNMDPVIGRDEEIRNTIRILSRKTKNNPVLIGEPGVGKTAIVEGLAQRIVKRDVPDSLLDKTVFELDLSALVAGAKYRGEFEERLKAVLKEVKESEGRILLFIDEIHMLVGAGKTDGAMDAGNMLKPMLARGELHCIGATTLNEYREYIEKDSALERRFQKVNVKEPNIEDTISILRGLKERYEVHHGVRIQDRALVAAAELSNRYITDRFLPDKAIDLVDQASATIRTEMGSNPTELDQVNRRVMQLEIEENALKKESDEASQMRLKELQEELAEEKEVQAQLQSRVEKEKEKIAKVQEKRTELDESRKALEDAENNYDLEKAAELQHGKIPQLEKELKELEASFQESQGTDSDRIIREVVTDEEIGEIVSQWTGIPVSKLVETEREKLLNLSDILHERVVGQERAVDLVADAVVRARAGIKDPDRPIGSFLFLGPTGVGKTELAKSLASTLFDSERHMIRIDMSEYMEKHAVSRLIGAPPGYVGHDEGGQLTEAVRRNPYSVILLDEIEKAHSDVFNVLLQILDDGRLTDSKGRSVDFKNTIIIMTSNIGSQILLDRVKDTGEITEDTEKAVMDSLHAYFKPEILNRMDDIVLFKPLSVEDMQLIVDKVLRNLNMRLTDQRITLELTDEAKKWMGETAYEPQFGARPLKRFVQRHVETPLARMMIKENLPEGTKVFGDVHEGEIEFKVEKPNEA from the coding sequence TTGGATATTAATCAAATGACACATTCTATTCAAAATGCGCTTCAAAAAGCCATTGAATATGCAAAAGAATATCACTTAACCAATGTAGAAATAGAAGCGGTTCTAAAAGCTGTTTTAGAACAACCTGAAAGTTTATATCAAAGTATTTTAGAGCGTGCAAATATTGACACAGAAGCCTTAGACAAAGCTTATACGGATAAGTTATCACGTTATGCGACTGTAAAAGGGGATAACGTGCAATATGGACAATATTTAGGCACGAAAACAAATGAATTATTTAATAAAGCTGAACAGTTTATGGGTGAATATGAAGATAGTTATATTTCGATGGAGCACGTTTTAAGAGCGGCAATGGAAATAGATGAAACCACACAACAAGCTGTGAACCATAAAAAAGAAGTCATTATTGAAATTATAAAAAAAGTGCGAGGAGGGAATCATGTGACAACACAAAATCCTGAAGTAAATTATGAGGCATTAGCTAAATACGGTCGTGATTTAGTCGAAGAAGTGCGTAAAGGGAATATGGACCCTGTTATCGGCCGTGATGAAGAAATTAGAAATACCATTCGAATTTTAAGTCGAAAAACCAAAAATAATCCAGTACTTATCGGTGAACCTGGGGTCGGTAAAACGGCCATAGTGGAAGGTCTGGCTCAACGTATTGTTAAACGAGATGTACCTGATTCACTCCTCGATAAAACAGTATTTGAACTTGATTTGAGTGCGTTAGTTGCAGGTGCAAAATATCGTGGTGAATTTGAGGAACGTTTAAAAGCAGTATTAAAAGAAGTTAAAGAGTCTGAAGGACGTATTCTGTTATTTATTGATGAAATCCATATGTTAGTTGGCGCAGGTAAAACAGATGGTGCAATGGACGCAGGAAATATGTTAAAACCTATGCTTGCGCGTGGCGAACTCCACTGTATTGGTGCGACAACGTTAAATGAGTATCGTGAATATATTGAGAAAGATTCAGCCTTAGAACGCCGTTTCCAAAAAGTGAACGTTAAAGAGCCGAATATTGAAGATACAATTTCAATCTTACGAGGTTTAAAAGAACGTTATGAAGTTCACCATGGTGTACGTATCCAAGACCGTGCATTAGTTGCAGCTGCTGAACTTTCAAATCGTTATATTACAGACCGTTTCTTACCAGACAAAGCGATTGACCTTGTCGATCAAGCTTCAGCTACGATACGCACGGAAATGGGTTCTAATCCAACAGAACTAGACCAAGTGAATCGTAGAGTAATGCAATTAGAAATTGAGGAAAATGCGCTTAAAAAAGAATCAGATGAAGCGAGTCAAATGCGTTTAAAAGAATTGCAAGAAGAACTTGCAGAAGAAAAAGAAGTGCAAGCCCAATTACAATCTCGTGTAGAAAAAGAAAAAGAAAAAATTGCTAAAGTTCAAGAAAAACGAACAGAACTAGATGAAAGTCGGAAAGCATTAGAAGATGCAGAAAACAACTATGACTTGGAGAAAGCAGCAGAATTACAACACGGTAAAATACCGCAACTTGAAAAAGAATTAAAAGAACTCGAAGCCTCTTTCCAAGAATCACAAGGAACTGATAGCGATCGTATTATTAGAGAGGTCGTTACGGATGAAGAAATTGGAGAAATTGTGAGCCAATGGACAGGAATTCCAGTCTCAAAACTTGTCGAAACAGAACGTGAAAAATTGTTAAACCTCTCTGATATCTTACATGAGCGTGTGGTAGGTCAAGAACGCGCGGTTGACTTAGTCGCTGATGCTGTTGTGCGTGCACGCGCAGGTATTAAAGACCCAGATCGACCTATTGGATCATTTTTATTCTTAGGTCCAACTGGGGTAGGTAAAACAGAATTAGCAAAATCATTAGCATCCACTTTATTTGATTCAGAACGTCATATGATTCGCATCGATATGAGTGAATATATGGAAAAACACGCTGTTTCACGATTAATCGGGGCTCCTCCAGGTTATGTCGGTCATGATGAAGGCGGACAATTAACAGAAGCCGTACGTCGTAATCCTTATTCAGTTATTTTGTTAGATGAGATTGAAAAAGCCCATTCTGACGTATTTAACGTCTTGCTTCAAATTTTAGATGATGGTCGTTTAACAGATTCAAAAGGTAGAAGTGTGGACTTTAAAAATACAATTATTATTATGACAAGTAATATAGGTTCACAGATTTTACTTGATCGTGTTAAAGATACCGGTGAAATTACTGAAGACACTGAAAAAGCAGTAATGGATAGTTTACATGCTTACTTCAAACCGGAAATTTTAAACCGTATGGACGACATTGTCTTGTTCAAACCATTATCTGTTGAAGATATGCAATTGATTGTCGATAAAGTACTAAGAAACTTAAATATGAGATTAACAGATCAACGCATTACTTTAGAATTGACAGATGAAGCGAAAAAATGGATGGGTGAAACAGCTTACGAGCCACAATTTGGCGCACGTCCATTAAAACGTTTTGTTCAACGTCATGTTGAAACACCTTTAGCACGTATGATGATTAAAGAAAATCTTCCAGAAGGCACAAAAGTTTTCGGAGATGTTCATGAAGGTGAAATCGAATTTAAAGTCGAAAAACCAAATGAAGCATAA
- a CDS encoding metal-sulfur cluster assembly factor, giving the protein MEEALKDSILGALENVIDPELGIDIVNLGLVYKVDLDDDGLCTVEMTLTSIGCPLGPQIVDQVKTALGELPEIKDTEVNIVWNPPWNKDMMSRYAKIALGVS; this is encoded by the coding sequence ATGGAAGAGGCTTTAAAAGATAGCATATTAGGCGCTTTGGAAAATGTTATTGACCCCGAATTAGGGATTGATATCGTAAACTTAGGCCTTGTATATAAAGTGGATTTAGATGATGATGGCCTTTGTACTGTTGAGATGACTTTAACTTCTATCGGTTGTCCACTTGGGCCACAGATTGTTGATCAAGTCAAAACAGCGTTAGGCGAATTGCCAGAAATTAAAGACACAGAAGTGAACATCGTATGGAATCCACCATGGAATAAAGATATGATGTCACGTTATGCCAAAATAGCATTAGGCGTTAGCTAA